In Gimesia benthica, a single window of DNA contains:
- a CDS encoding BlaI/MecI/CopY family transcriptional regulator — protein sequence MARPGSEHPTQLELEILKVLWDESPLPVREVRARLETQAQRPLAHSSVITMLNIMFDKGFLNREKVGKSFHFSPKVRKEEVAGGIMNDLLSRLFDGSPSAMMLNLLETSNVDATEMTELRKLVTRKAREQEK from the coding sequence ATGGCACGCCCTGGTTCAGAACACCCGACTCAACTGGAACTGGAAATCCTGAAAGTGCTCTGGGACGAATCGCCGCTCCCTGTGCGCGAAGTACGGGCTCGCCTGGAAACTCAGGCCCAGCGTCCACTGGCTCACAGTTCGGTGATCACGATGCTGAATATCATGTTTGATAAAGGATTTCTCAATCGGGAAAAAGTAGGCAAATCATTTCACTTTTCCCCCAAAGTCCGGAAAGAGGAAGTCGCCGGCGGCATCATGAACGATCTGCTGTCACGTCTGTTTGATGGCTCTCCCTCAGCGATGATGTTGAATCTGCTGGAAACCAGCAATGTCGATGCCACCGAGATGACCGAGTTACGCAAACTCGTCACACGCAAAGCACGGGAGCAGGAAAAATGA
- a CDS encoding SGNH/GDSL hydrolase family protein: MMIVSCFLIQPAQAEELKPAKQFQRILFLGNSITLHGPAPKIGWKGNWGMAASGPEKDYVHLVTKALTKSPSEKPQTMVKNIATFERNYADYNLKEHLQDAFSFKPDLVILAIGENVPQLKSDAEQARFKSSVDELLKLVQSESQPTIIVRSSFWSNPAKDTALKAACTQAGGTFVDISKLGKNEANYARAERKFEHAGVAAHPGDQGMQAIADAIVKAAKP, encoded by the coding sequence ATGATGATTGTAAGTTGCTTTCTAATTCAGCCTGCTCAAGCGGAAGAATTAAAGCCTGCAAAGCAGTTCCAGAGAATCCTGTTTCTGGGGAACAGTATTACTCTGCATGGTCCTGCTCCCAAAATTGGCTGGAAGGGCAACTGGGGAATGGCGGCCAGCGGTCCCGAGAAAGACTATGTGCATCTAGTGACCAAAGCACTGACGAAGTCTCCGTCCGAAAAACCGCAAACGATGGTGAAAAACATCGCCACGTTTGAAAGAAACTATGCAGACTACAATCTCAAGGAACACCTGCAGGATGCGTTCTCATTCAAACCGGACCTGGTGATCCTCGCGATTGGTGAAAATGTTCCGCAGTTGAAATCAGATGCGGAACAGGCCCGCTTCAAAAGCAGTGTAGATGAGCTGCTGAAACTGGTGCAGTCAGAGAGTCAGCCCACGATCATTGTCCGCAGCAGCTTCTGGTCAAATCCCGCCAAAGACACGGCATTGAAAGCAGCCTGCACACAGGCCGGCGGCACCTTTGTCGATATCAGCAAACTGGGTAAAAATGAAGCGAATTATGCCCGCGCGGAGCGAAAATTTGAACACGCAGGTGTGGCAGCCCATCCGGGCGACCAGGGAATGCAGGCGATCGCAGATGCCATCGTGAAAGCGGCGAAACCGTAG
- a CDS encoding fumarylacetoacetate hydrolase family protein, producing MRLCRYQLDNQIACGFYTEDSVLPLSAAADLAGVEIDESEGLIPFLPGGAQRETILVIEQQLKQSMDEELFPMSIMLEDVQLLVPVPEPSKLLLLAGNYSKHIEEGGGKAEERQKTFPYVFMKPPTTTLTHPGQPVKIPSVSPDHIDWELELGIVIGKSCKGVSEAEALDYVAGYTVINDISDRKFRPNPERTQREKDGFFDWLHGKWHDTFCPMGPCVTPACDIEDPQQLKMKLSVNGEVEQDSSTAEMIFPVAAIVEFISSFVQLEPGDVISTGTPSGVGASKNKFLKPGDEMQAEIEEIGVLQNPVV from the coding sequence ATGAGACTGTGTCGCTATCAGTTAGATAACCAGATTGCCTGCGGTTTTTATACAGAAGATTCCGTTCTGCCCCTGAGTGCTGCAGCGGACCTGGCGGGCGTCGAGATTGATGAATCTGAGGGACTGATTCCCTTTCTCCCCGGCGGGGCACAGCGGGAAACGATCCTGGTGATCGAGCAGCAGTTGAAGCAGTCCATGGATGAAGAACTCTTTCCGATGTCGATCATGCTGGAAGATGTGCAGTTGCTCGTGCCCGTGCCTGAGCCTTCCAAGCTGCTGCTTCTGGCTGGAAATTATTCAAAACACATCGAAGAAGGGGGCGGCAAAGCCGAAGAGCGTCAGAAGACGTTCCCCTATGTGTTCATGAAGCCTCCAACGACGACTCTCACTCATCCTGGACAGCCGGTGAAAATTCCTTCTGTCTCACCCGATCATATTGACTGGGAACTGGAACTGGGCATTGTGATTGGAAAATCCTGTAAGGGAGTATCAGAAGCAGAGGCCCTCGATTACGTGGCCGGCTATACCGTGATCAATGATATCTCCGACCGCAAATTCCGTCCCAACCCGGAGCGGACCCAGCGGGAAAAGGACGGTTTCTTCGACTGGTTACACGGTAAGTGGCACGATACCTTCTGCCCGATGGGGCCCTGTGTCACTCCGGCCTGTGATATTGAGGATCCTCAACAGCTCAAAATGAAACTCTCCGTCAACGGAGAGGTGGAGCAGGATTCATCTACCGCAGAGATGATCTTTCCCGTAGCAGCGATCGTTGAATTTATTTCCAGCTTTGTACAACTGGAACCGGGTGATGTTATTTCCACCGGAACGCCCAGCGGCGTTGGTGCCTCGAAGAATAAATTCCTCAAACCTGGGGATGAGATGCAAGCTGAGATTGAAGAAATCGGTGTCCTGCAAAACCCTGTTGTTTAA
- a CDS encoding carboxypeptidase-like regulatory domain-containing protein → MPEDKSRYTELIGADVPIKVMESGGKALFPGLAIDLDPAGIPQKVEVILQYHKGPRQGVQINPNGETQVNFELAQRDSTNEETTDAQPAIEKFPVVIAQHLILLNGRQPITWDELNTKFAELKNPSKVQPTFYVTRGAMAARRMEDFLKFRSRVLRKGFQFHGFSQGSLSARADYYYDHIQTEADLQPDPADKLTGRIVDLNGKPVADAEVVLITSVPESISYKTYEMALVQGRIRNPIEHRMTRSNSQGEFTLYPPAGEKYYIMALHPEQGFKFDSNEYFASQNEIKLLHWSGLKVNLAKVPEETQTVNLSTRVDARAGWPEISINQYWSDLPAEAQKQQFAYHHIPPINQTLISRVF, encoded by the coding sequence GTGCCAGAAGACAAGTCGCGGTATACAGAATTGATTGGCGCGGATGTTCCCATCAAGGTCATGGAATCAGGAGGAAAGGCCCTGTTCCCGGGTCTCGCCATCGATCTTGACCCGGCAGGCATTCCTCAGAAAGTGGAAGTCATCCTGCAGTATCACAAAGGGCCCAGGCAGGGCGTGCAGATCAACCCGAATGGTGAGACTCAAGTGAATTTTGAGCTGGCTCAACGTGATTCCACTAATGAAGAAACGACAGACGCCCAACCAGCGATTGAGAAATTCCCCGTTGTGATCGCGCAACATCTGATCTTGCTCAACGGTCGGCAGCCGATCACCTGGGATGAATTAAATACGAAGTTTGCCGAGTTGAAAAATCCTTCGAAAGTACAGCCCACCTTTTACGTTACCCGTGGCGCCATGGCTGCCAGGCGAATGGAAGATTTTTTAAAATTCAGGAGCCGGGTATTACGTAAGGGATTTCAGTTTCATGGGTTCAGCCAGGGGTCTCTTTCAGCACGGGCTGATTATTACTACGACCACATCCAGACAGAGGCAGACCTGCAACCTGATCCAGCTGATAAACTGACCGGACGGATTGTGGATCTCAATGGCAAACCAGTTGCCGATGCCGAAGTCGTATTGATCACTTCCGTGCCCGAATCAATCTCTTATAAGACTTACGAAATGGCGCTCGTTCAGGGACGTATTCGCAACCCGATCGAGCACAGGATGACTCGCTCAAATTCCCAGGGAGAGTTCACGCTTTACCCGCCGGCAGGAGAGAAATACTACATCATGGCCCTGCATCCGGAACAGGGTTTCAAATTTGACAGTAATGAATATTTTGCATCTCAAAATGAGATCAAACTCCTGCACTGGTCTGGCCTCAAGGTCAACCTTGCCAAAGTGCCGGAAGAAACCCAGACCGTCAATCTGAGCACCCGCGTCGATGCCCGCGCAGGCTGGCCCGAAATCTCCATCAATCAATACTGGAGTGACCTGCCTGCGGAGGCGCAAAAACAACAGTTCGCTTATCACCACATCCCTCCCATCAATCAGACATTGATCTCGCGCGTTTTTTAA
- a CDS encoding FG-GAP repeat domain-containing protein produces MSQKVTVCLLLILVVLIPVLTWFFLPVLPSLGQAPEVFSGGTSYPASPVGWKPLKLAADPPGLPLITNVQIVDIDGDGQNEVLACDSAQSVLSVFRSNPQGGWDEEVLLKDLAAPGHATVVDIDQDGDQDIIISILGNLTPDDRVIGRVELYERQGDKYIKHVILNDVRRVADVQPGDFDGDGDLDLAVAVFGYNRGRVLWLENRGDFKFRDHELLNAPGTIHVPVADYDGDGDLDIAAIVTQDEEELWAFENLGEGKFKKRRLWYTVNLDLGGAGLVKADLDQDGDEDLILPAGDNLEDLDAYPQPYHGCYWFENKGNWEFELKRISDLAGTYAADVADMDADGDLDVVLVSMTNDWYDPTTASVVWLENDGKQNFKTWQIASDPIHLVTVATGDLDGDGKTDLVAGALNMRKPYERVGRVSAWLNQGQEVKP; encoded by the coding sequence ATGTCCCAGAAAGTCACTGTTTGTCTGCTGTTGATACTGGTGGTGCTGATCCCGGTATTAACCTGGTTTTTTTTACCTGTCCTCCCCTCACTGGGGCAGGCACCGGAAGTCTTCTCAGGAGGAACATCCTATCCCGCGTCGCCGGTCGGTTGGAAACCGTTGAAGCTCGCAGCAGACCCGCCCGGGCTGCCCCTGATCACCAACGTGCAGATTGTCGATATCGACGGGGATGGTCAGAATGAAGTGCTGGCCTGTGACTCTGCCCAGAGTGTGCTCTCCGTTTTTCGATCGAATCCACAGGGGGGCTGGGATGAGGAGGTCCTGTTAAAAGATCTGGCCGCTCCCGGTCATGCGACCGTCGTCGACATCGATCAGGATGGTGACCAGGATATCATCATTTCCATACTGGGGAATCTGACCCCCGACGATCGGGTGATTGGTCGCGTCGAACTTTATGAGCGCCAAGGCGACAAATACATTAAGCACGTGATCCTGAACGATGTCCGTCGTGTGGCTGATGTGCAGCCGGGTGATTTTGATGGCGACGGTGACCTCGATCTGGCTGTCGCGGTATTCGGATATAATCGCGGTCGGGTTCTCTGGCTGGAGAACCGGGGCGATTTCAAATTTCGCGATCATGAACTCTTAAATGCTCCCGGTACCATTCATGTTCCTGTGGCCGACTATGACGGCGATGGCGACCTGGATATCGCCGCGATCGTCACTCAGGACGAAGAAGAACTCTGGGCTTTTGAAAATCTGGGTGAGGGAAAATTCAAAAAGCGGCGCTTGTGGTACACGGTCAACCTCGACCTGGGGGGCGCCGGACTTGTCAAAGCTGATCTGGATCAGGATGGGGATGAGGATCTGATTCTCCCAGCCGGTGATAATTTGGAAGACCTGGATGCTTACCCGCAACCCTATCATGGCTGTTACTGGTTCGAGAACAAGGGCAACTGGGAATTCGAGTTGAAGCGAATTTCGGATCTGGCGGGTACCTATGCGGCCGATGTTGCCGATATGGATGCTGACGGCGACCTGGATGTGGTTCTGGTGAGCATGACCAATGACTGGTACGATCCCACAACGGCCAGCGTCGTCTGGCTCGAAAATGATGGTAAGCAGAATTTCAAAACCTGGCAGATCGCCAGTGATCCCATTCACCTGGTCACCGTCGCCACAGGTGATCTGGACGGGGATGGGAAAACAGACCTGGTGGCGGGGGCCCTGAATATGAGAAAGCCGTATGAGCGGGTTGGTCGGGTTTCTGCCTGGCTGAATCAGGGACAGGAGGTGAAACCATGA
- a CDS encoding ABC transporter permease yields MNSVIQLDQLTRDFGTLRAVDQVSFEVERGAIFGLLGPNGSGKSTIIRMLCGVLEPTGGGAQVLGYDVSTEAELIKRRIGYMSQSFSLYADLSVRENIEFYGRIYGLSPEKLEQRFEEIIELTSLGDRLDQLAGNLSGGWKQRLALGCALIHEPELLFLDEPTAGIDPVARRDLWDLLFELAGQGVTLFVTTHYMDEAERCSDVGYIYNSRLIVCGKPEELKQLSSVTPPGSARWEIDIPHPATWLGTYREMDGVHDATLFGQTIHVLADQSLTEHDFINRIPESQGTVQVRPITPSLEDVFVTLSRAEGLNHDEDTLTGTVPEANTTQPSAPQAETSDALAEPQPAPERSPGDTKARSEQTPHFRQKMLAGFWAILVKEFSHIRREPSTLLFAFAVPVLQTLIFGFAIDTQIENIPTVIFDLDGRSSARELREAFANTRTFMIIDRVYDHDAFRRAFESGRAKVGVVIPPDYSDRLLKGEQVSVQVLIDGSDSQVATTALNASSLLGFNFSTNITKQFAETLNVVPSRDAEGKVALPVEIRPRLLYNPDLDSSHFFVPGLVGIILQLVTLFLTSFAIVRERELGTLEQLFVTPVSKSGLMLGKLVPYAMIGFVETLIVLTVMVFLFGVPIHGNLWELLTLSLLFLICGLGLGMLVSTIAQTQLQAVQFAFLIMLPSVLLSGFMFPRSQMPLPIYLFTFIIPVTYFLEILRGIVLRGAGITDLLPYVTGLSLCCVVILAVSLKRFQKQLT; encoded by the coding sequence ATGAACTCGGTGATTCAGCTTGATCAGCTGACGCGTGACTTTGGTACTTTGCGGGCCGTTGATCAGGTGAGCTTTGAAGTTGAACGGGGGGCGATCTTCGGCCTGCTGGGACCGAATGGCAGCGGAAAGTCTACGATCATCCGGATGTTGTGTGGCGTTCTGGAACCAACGGGCGGCGGAGCACAGGTTCTGGGTTATGATGTGAGCACCGAAGCCGAGCTGATCAAACGCCGGATTGGCTACATGTCTCAAAGCTTCAGTCTCTACGCCGACTTGAGCGTCCGGGAGAATATCGAATTCTACGGTCGAATCTACGGGTTGAGCCCCGAGAAACTGGAACAGCGGTTTGAGGAGATCATTGAGTTGACTTCTCTGGGAGACCGACTGGATCAGCTGGCGGGGAATTTATCCGGAGGCTGGAAGCAGCGTCTGGCTCTGGGCTGTGCTCTGATTCATGAACCGGAATTGCTGTTTCTGGATGAACCGACGGCCGGGATTGACCCGGTTGCCCGCCGCGATTTGTGGGACCTGCTCTTTGAACTGGCGGGGCAGGGGGTGACCCTGTTTGTGACCACACATTACATGGATGAAGCCGAACGTTGCAGCGATGTGGGCTATATTTATAATTCGCGACTGATTGTCTGTGGAAAGCCGGAAGAGCTGAAACAGTTATCCAGCGTGACTCCCCCCGGATCGGCGCGCTGGGAAATCGATATTCCTCATCCAGCGACGTGGTTGGGTACGTATCGCGAAATGGACGGCGTGCATGACGCCACTCTGTTTGGTCAAACAATTCACGTGCTCGCGGATCAGAGTCTGACAGAACATGATTTCATTAACCGCATTCCAGAATCGCAGGGAACCGTTCAAGTCCGGCCGATTACACCTTCACTCGAAGATGTGTTTGTGACACTGAGTCGGGCCGAGGGATTGAATCACGACGAAGATACTCTCACGGGGACTGTACCGGAGGCGAACACAACGCAGCCATCCGCACCACAGGCAGAGACGAGTGACGCGCTGGCTGAGCCACAACCTGCGCCTGAGAGATCACCCGGTGATACTAAAGCCCGCAGCGAGCAAACTCCCCATTTCAGGCAGAAGATGCTGGCGGGGTTCTGGGCCATTCTGGTTAAGGAATTTTCGCATATCAGACGTGAACCGTCGACGCTGCTGTTCGCCTTTGCCGTCCCGGTATTACAGACCCTGATCTTCGGCTTTGCGATCGATACCCAGATTGAAAACATACCGACGGTCATCTTTGATCTGGACGGTCGCTCCAGTGCGCGCGAGCTCCGCGAGGCGTTCGCGAACACACGCACCTTTATGATCATTGATCGCGTTTATGATCATGATGCCTTCCGTCGTGCCTTCGAGTCTGGCAGGGCCAAGGTGGGGGTCGTCATTCCGCCGGATTATTCCGATCGCCTGCTCAAGGGGGAGCAGGTCTCGGTTCAGGTATTAATTGACGGCAGCGATTCCCAGGTCGCTACGACAGCGCTCAATGCTTCCAGCCTGCTCGGATTTAATTTCTCGACCAACATTACGAAGCAGTTTGCCGAAACACTGAATGTAGTGCCCTCCCGCGATGCCGAAGGGAAGGTCGCGCTCCCGGTGGAGATCCGGCCGCGGTTGCTCTACAATCCGGACCTGGATAGCTCACATTTCTTCGTGCCTGGTCTGGTTGGAATTATTCTGCAACTGGTGACCCTGTTCCTGACTTCGTTTGCCATCGTCCGCGAACGGGAACTGGGGACCCTGGAGCAACTGTTCGTGACGCCGGTCAGCAAGTCTGGTTTGATGCTGGGAAAACTGGTCCCCTATGCGATGATCGGATTTGTGGAAACCCTGATTGTGTTGACCGTGATGGTGTTCCTGTTCGGAGTGCCGATACATGGTAATCTCTGGGAACTGCTAACACTTTCGCTGCTGTTCCTGATTTGTGGCCTCGGGCTGGGGATGCTGGTCTCCACCATCGCGCAGACGCAGTTACAGGCGGTGCAGTTTGCGTTTCTGATTATGCTGCCTTCGGTGCTGCTCTCGGGATTCATGTTCCCCCGTTCCCAGATGCCGCTGCCGATTTACCTGTTTACCTTCATCATTCCCGTAACTTATTTCCTGGAGATTTTGAGAGGCATTGTTCTGCGGGGGGCGGGGATCACGGATCTGCTCCCTTACGTCACCGGGCTCAGTCTCTGTTGCGTGGTGATCCTGGCTGTGAGTTTAAAGAGATTTCAGAAGCAGCTAACATAA
- a CDS encoding HlyD family secretion protein: MKKILGLIGLGVILILALVISQNRYEPLKVSGFIEADDIRPGSRVGGRVKQVLIEEGRQVSRGELLIELEPFDLLERKAEAEAALAEAKAYHSKLVAGFRPEEIAEAAAKVDQLKAHLTQLVNGPRPQEIETAVAELRLADAQFRLAQAQQARIETLFAEKTASQDELDTANTEFQVAAARKSVKEQALELLKEGTRKEEIDAARAELKQAEDAWQLMKNGSRREDIEQAAAAVKKTEATLQTIEKQINELKILSPADGVVEAVNLEPGDLVGSNAPVISILDLDHLWVRCYVPENHLDIRIDQRVKITIDSYPDRDFEGVISFVSRQAEFVPRNVQTPEERSKQVFRVKVRLQNEERLLRPGMAADVWLDQRGDRS; this comes from the coding sequence TTGAAGAAAATTCTGGGACTGATTGGATTGGGAGTGATTCTGATCCTGGCCCTGGTCATTAGCCAGAATCGCTATGAACCCTTAAAGGTCTCCGGGTTCATTGAGGCGGATGATATTCGACCTGGTTCCAGAGTGGGGGGGAGAGTCAAACAGGTTCTGATCGAAGAGGGACGACAGGTCTCCAGGGGGGAACTGCTGATTGAACTGGAGCCTTTTGATCTGCTGGAACGAAAGGCGGAGGCCGAAGCAGCCCTGGCGGAAGCGAAAGCATACCACAGTAAACTCGTAGCTGGCTTTCGCCCGGAGGAAATCGCTGAAGCGGCAGCAAAGGTCGATCAGCTTAAAGCTCATCTCACACAGTTGGTGAATGGACCACGTCCCCAGGAAATTGAAACGGCCGTCGCAGAACTCAGACTGGCCGATGCCCAGTTTCGACTGGCACAGGCGCAGCAGGCCCGCATCGAAACTCTGTTTGCTGAAAAAACTGCTTCCCAGGACGAACTGGATACCGCCAATACGGAATTCCAGGTGGCAGCTGCCAGAAAATCGGTCAAGGAGCAGGCACTGGAACTGCTCAAAGAGGGGACCCGCAAAGAGGAGATCGACGCAGCACGGGCAGAACTGAAGCAGGCTGAGGATGCCTGGCAGTTGATGAAAAACGGAAGTCGCCGGGAAGATATCGAACAGGCGGCGGCTGCAGTGAAAAAAACAGAAGCAACCCTGCAGACAATTGAAAAGCAGATCAACGAACTGAAAATTCTTTCGCCTGCGGATGGGGTTGTTGAAGCCGTTAATCTGGAACCAGGAGATCTGGTAGGAAGCAACGCGCCGGTCATCTCCATACTGGATCTGGATCACCTCTGGGTTCGTTGTTACGTTCCCGAAAACCATTTAGATATTCGCATCGATCAGCGGGTTAAGATCACTATCGACAGTTATCCCGATCGTGACTTTGAAGGAGTTATTTCATTCGTTTCACGTCAGGCCGAGTTCGTACCTCGCAACGTGCAGACACCCGAAGAGCGGTCCAAGCAGGTCTTTCGCGTGAAAGTCAGGCTACAGAATGAAGAACGCCTGCTCCGTCCCGGGATGGCGGCTGATGTCTGGCTGGATCAACGGGGAGACCGCTCATGA
- a CDS encoding M56 family metallopeptidase: MNDIFFLHPDFSLCLCLTLLHSLWIWTVIALFVFTADWFMKRVRVEKRYGFHLVALLIGLASLPLSFYYVMLRTTPVNSSVTLITAPRSTPVPTVTPAEKPGDHTFTPALSATALAPDIQSKETAQRFSPLPEQQTGSFISQWNWNRYLPWIAGGYLLGVSIMLFRLLRSMLQVNRLSSHAIQLTEGPLIEIVSTLASRWSLKLAPRIAETKELIVPTIVGLFRPLILLPTSMLSGLSPAELELILTHELAHIRRWDMWINLLQRLAETILFFNPGLWYVNRKINVLREFCCDEMSCNHEPCDQHAQRVNYASALLRVLELAQPQHPQTADLASLAVSGASPSEVRRRVARLFGEPLSEPFRLSRGLICISLTLLLCSISTIWAIQTAPGQTGSANLSSGNSAQSIENRKPENRTELLEEKSSFTSEKNRPKQSMERVKVSGKILLEDGSPAESKGLLVHRSPGVYGTVGYFTDTFEGLFPEGPLVLFYHPEQYAPVLLDVGALKAGVSRADLKMVLKPGHAHQLKIHNEQGEPIPGATIVIHPTWGGSAGGPNYPLQSNEQGNVQLIHLADTAYDIKVSAPGYETSQSKKLPVKTDGISTITLKPSQKTTGRILDEAGQPIAGVTLYLKHQFGGQRPNSYSGSGRGTYWGSPLTKTDQTGRYELTEMTTDAQYLFVIEAPDGRRAIVQNIQAGQDQEFVIPDRRDLRITFSKDFIEKYSI; the protein is encoded by the coding sequence ATGAACGACATTTTCTTTCTTCATCCGGACTTCAGTCTCTGTCTCTGTCTGACACTGTTGCATTCGCTGTGGATCTGGACCGTGATCGCACTATTCGTATTCACTGCGGACTGGTTCATGAAACGCGTCCGCGTCGAAAAGCGTTATGGTTTTCACCTCGTAGCCCTGTTAATCGGTCTAGCCAGTCTTCCGCTCAGTTTTTATTATGTCATGCTCCGTACAACACCCGTCAATTCCTCAGTGACTCTGATCACTGCTCCCCGTTCGACTCCTGTCCCGACAGTGACGCCTGCAGAGAAACCAGGTGACCACACTTTTACGCCTGCCCTCTCCGCGACAGCACTAGCGCCCGACATTCAATCAAAGGAAACAGCGCAACGGTTCTCTCCCCTGCCCGAGCAACAGACAGGTTCATTCATTTCTCAGTGGAACTGGAACCGTTACCTGCCCTGGATCGCCGGCGGCTATCTGTTGGGAGTCAGCATCATGCTGTTCCGCTTGTTGAGATCCATGCTGCAGGTGAACCGCTTGAGCTCGCACGCGATACAACTGACGGAAGGCCCTCTGATAGAAATCGTCAGCACGCTCGCCTCCCGCTGGTCTCTCAAACTGGCTCCCCGGATTGCAGAGACGAAAGAACTCATCGTGCCGACTATCGTTGGACTCTTCCGCCCATTGATTCTGCTGCCCACTTCCATGCTGAGTGGCCTCAGCCCGGCCGAGCTGGAACTGATTCTGACACACGAACTGGCGCACATCCGACGCTGGGACATGTGGATCAATCTCTTACAGCGTCTGGCGGAGACCATCCTGTTTTTCAACCCCGGTCTCTGGTATGTGAATCGCAAAATCAACGTACTGCGTGAGTTCTGTTGTGATGAAATGTCCTGCAATCATGAGCCTTGTGATCAGCACGCCCAGCGAGTCAATTATGCGAGTGCCTTACTCCGCGTTCTGGAACTGGCTCAACCCCAACATCCCCAGACCGCAGATCTGGCTTCCCTGGCCGTCAGTGGTGCCTCACCCTCTGAAGTTCGTCGGCGTGTCGCCCGACTGTTCGGGGAGCCATTGTCTGAACCGTTCCGGCTTTCCAGAGGTTTGATCTGTATTTCACTGACTCTACTTCTCTGCTCCATTTCGACGATCTGGGCAATTCAAACAGCCCCCGGTCAGACAGGCTCAGCCAACTTGTCTTCAGGGAACTCAGCACAATCAATTGAGAATAGAAAGCCAGAGAACCGTACTGAACTCTTGGAAGAAAAATCATCTTTCACATCGGAAAAGAACCGCCCAAAGCAGTCAATGGAGCGGGTTAAGGTCTCTGGCAAAATCCTGCTAGAAGATGGATCTCCTGCTGAATCAAAGGGCCTGCTCGTGCATAGGAGCCCAGGTGTTTATGGAACGGTGGGCTACTTTACAGACACCTTTGAAGGATTGTTCCCCGAGGGACCTCTGGTACTCTTTTATCATCCCGAGCAATATGCCCCGGTTCTCCTGGATGTCGGGGCCCTGAAAGCGGGCGTTTCCCGCGCTGATTTGAAGATGGTCCTCAAACCCGGACATGCACATCAACTCAAAATCCACAATGAGCAGGGGGAGCCGATCCCAGGTGCAACCATAGTGATTCACCCGACCTGGGGTGGCTCAGCAGGTGGACCAAATTATCCCCTACAGTCAAATGAGCAGGGAAACGTTCAACTGATCCATCTGGCAGACACCGCGTATGATATCAAAGTCTCGGCCCCCGGATACGAGACCAGTCAGTCGAAGAAACTTCCCGTCAAAACAGACGGCATCAGCACGATCACTCTGAAACCCAGCCAGAAAACGACGGGGCGGATTCTGGACGAAGCGGGCCAGCCGATCGCGGGCGTAACACTCTATCTCAAGCATCAGTTTGGCGGCCAGCGCCCCAACTCCTATTCCGGATCTGGCAGAGGCACCTACTGGGGCAGCCCCTTAACGAAGACAGACCAGACGGGTCGGTATGAATTGACAGAGATGACAACGGATGCCCAATACCTGTTTGTCATCGAGGCCCCCGATGGACGGCGGGCGATCGTGCAAAACATCCAGGCAGGACAGGATCAGGAATTTGTGATTCCCGATCGGCGGGACCTGCGCATCACGTTTTCCAAAGACTTCATTGAAAAGTATTCCATTTAA
- a CDS encoding OmpA/MotB family protein gives MYRSQQLYDQNMELAMQRDQFQQSASLLQQERDQLAMRAQTLESNLNIANKRLDNLNAERSEMQQRYVSLMKQAKGQPSPLDGEATRRFQELADKYPDFEFDPHTGVSKFHSDILFSSGSDQLKPSAREILNQFAAIMNDGNAKRLNVLVVGHTDDKPISKAATQRHHPTNWHLSTNRANSVVLSLSKFGVKQERMGAAGYSMFQPVVPNANDSARQKNRRVEIFVLAPDAVVAGWDPNPTLLN, from the coding sequence ATGTATCGCTCACAGCAGCTCTATGATCAGAACATGGAGTTGGCCATGCAGCGTGATCAGTTCCAGCAGTCTGCATCTCTGTTGCAGCAGGAACGCGATCAGCTGGCCATGCGGGCGCAGACGCTGGAATCGAACCTCAACATTGCTAATAAGCGGCTCGACAATCTAAATGCAGAGCGTTCAGAAATGCAGCAGCGTTATGTCAGCCTCATGAAGCAGGCCAAAGGACAGCCCAGCCCGCTGGATGGCGAAGCCACTCGTCGCTTCCAGGAACTGGCTGATAAATATCCTGACTTCGAATTCGATCCGCATACTGGCGTCAGTAAATTCCATTCTGACATCCTGTTTTCTTCGGGAAGCGATCAGCTCAAACCTTCGGCCAGAGAGATCCTCAACCAGTTTGCAGCCATCATGAACGATGGGAATGCGAAACGTCTGAACGTTCTGGTTGTCGGTCATACCGATGACAAACCGATCTCCAAAGCAGCCACACAGCGACACCATCCGACCAACTGGCACCTGTCTACCAACCGAGCTAACTCAGTCGTCCTCTCACTCTCGAAATTTGGAGTCAAGCAGGAACGCATGGGAGCCGCCGGTTACAGTATGTTCCAGCCGGTCGTACCGAATGCCAACGATTCCGCCCGGCAGAAAAACCGCCGTGTTGAGATCTTTGTGCTCGCTCCGGATGCCGTCGTTGCCGGCTGGGATCCGAACCCGACACTGTTGAACTAG